CTTCTGGGCGCCGGGGGCGGCCGCGGCGCCCTTCTTGTCACCGGGGCCGTCGAGGAAGGGGATCTTGCCCGCGTACCAGAGGTAGCCGAGGCCGCCGACGACGAACAAGGCGAGCACGACGATCAGCGCGACCACCCGGTTGCGGCCCCGGCGGCGGATCTCCTCGCGGCGCTCGGTGCGGCTCTCGGTGAACGCGAGCCAGTCGATGACGTCGTCGGACTCCTCGTCCGGCTGGTCGATGAAGGCGAACATCCCGGTGTTGTAGTCCCGGTCCGCCTCTGCCCCGGCGTCGGGCCGGCGCGGCTCGGGGATCCGGGACGCGGCGGGCTCCGGGGCCGGTTCGGGCTCCGCGGGCGCCTGTGGGGCGCCCTGCTGCGGGATCCACTGCCGGGTCTGCTGCGGCTGCTGGTACTGCTGCTGGTCGTAGGTCTGCTGCCCGTACGTCTGCTGGTCGTAGCCGTACTGCTGCGGCTGCTCGTACCCCTGGTAGTGCTCCTGCTCGTACGACGGGCCCGGCTGCTGCTGCTCGTACCGGGGTGCCTGGTCGGCGGGCTGCGCGGGCACCGGGCCGTACACCGGCCGACCGTACGCGTCGTAGCCGACGAGCTGTCGCTCCTGGGCGGCGTACGGGTCGTACGGATCCTGTCGGTCGTTCACCGCGGGCCCCTCTCTCCGAAACCGGAAGCTCAGGCTCCCCGATACAGCTCACGCTTGTCGATGTAGCGAACGACACCGTCCGGCACCAGATACCAGACGGGATCGCCCTTGGCGACCCGCGCGCGACAGTCGGTGGACGAAATCGCCAGCGCGGGGACCTCCACGAGGGAGACGCCGCCCTCGGGCAGCCCGTCGTCGGTGAGCACATGACCCGGACGAGTGACGCCGATGAAGTGCGACAGCGAGAACAACTCGTCGGCGTTGCGCCAGGTGAGGATCTGCGCGAGGGCGTCGGCGCCGGTGATGAAGAACAGGTCCGCGTCGTCGTTGATCGCCCTGAGGTCCCGCAGGGTGTCGATCGTGTAGGTGGGGCCGCCGCGGTCGATGTCGATGCGGCTCACCGAGAACTGCGGGTTGGAGGCCGTCGCGATGACCGTCATCAGATAGCGGTCCTCGGCGGGCGACACGGCCCGCTGCGACTTCTGCCACGGCTCACCGGTCGGTACGAACACCACCTCGTCGAGGTGGAAGAGGGCGGCCACCTCGCTGGCGGCGACCAAGTGTCCGTGGTGGATCGGGTCGAATGTCCCGCCCATCACGCCGAGCCGGCGCTTGACCGGGCCGGTAGGCATTTCCTGCTCTCCCATGAGCGCAGAGCCTACTGGCCCGGTGAGCCGGCGAGGACCCTCGTTCGAGCGCGTGCGCGAGGCCGGTCTAGCGGTCGCGGTTCAGGCGGGTGGTCACCCAGAGCATCAGCAGCAGGATCACGAACGCGCCGCCACCGGTCAGGTACGGGCTCAGGCTGTCGTGGTTGCCGCCGTGCTCGGCGCCACCCTCCGAGGCGAGAACGACCAGGTTGTGGGCGGTGGTGGAGAGGCTCATCAGGCAGATACCTATCGAGTCGGGGACCGGGCGGAGACTTCGCTCACATCGTATGCGGGGCCCTTGGGCACGCTCACGCCGACTCGGACGTTGGAGAGGATGGACGCAGAAGCGGACAGGTCGATCAAGGGGGAGGGCAAGATGACGGACACCGGTTTCGAGAAGGTGCCGGCGCGGAACCGCAGGAGGTTCCCCGGCATTTCCTCGCGGGCGTACGAACATCCGGCGGACCGCTCGGCGCTGGTCGCGCTGCGCAAGCTGAGCGGCTTCGACACGGTGTTCAAGGCCCTGAGCGGGCTGCTGCCGGAGCGCAGCCTGCGGCTGCTGTTCCTGTCGGAGTCGGTGCGGGTGGGCGAGACCCAGTTCCCGCACCTGCACGGGATGCTGCGGGACGCCTGTTACATCCTGGACCTGGAGAAGGTCCCGCAGATGTACGTGCAGCAGGACCCGAAGCCCAACGCCATGTGCATCGGGCTGGACGAGCCGATCATCGTCGTCACGACGGGGCTCGTCGAACTCCTCGACGAGGAGGAGATGCGGGCGGTCGTGGGCCACGAGGTGGGCCACGCGCTGTCCGGGCACGCCGTCTACCGCACGGTCCTGCTGTTCCTGACGGGTCTGGCGATGAAGGTCGCGTGGATCCCGCTGGGCAATGTGGCGATCATGGCGCTCGTCACCGCGCTGCGGGAGTGGTTCCGCAAGTCCGAGCTGTCGGCGGACCGGGCCGGACTGCTGGTGGGTCAGGACGTGAACGCCTCGATGCGCGGCCTCATGAAGATCGCGGGCGGCAACCACCTGCACGAGATGAACGTGGACGCCTTCCTGGCCCAGGCCGAGGAGTACGAGTCGAGCGGGGACCTGCGCGACTCCGTGCTGAAGATCCTCAACGTGTTGCCGCGTTCGCACCCCTTCACCACGGTCCGCGCGGCCGAGTTGAAGAAGTGGTCGCAGAACCGCGACTACCAGCGGATCATGGACGGCCACTACCCGAGGCGGGACGAGGACAAGGACGCCTCGGTGAGCGACTCCTTCCGGCAGTCCGCCTCGCACTACGCCGACTCGGTGCGCACGAGCAAGGACCCGCTGATGAAGCTCGTCGGCGACCTCGCCGGCGGTGCGGGTGACCTGGGCGGCAAGCTCCGGGACAAGTTCACCGGCGCCGGGGCCGGCGCGGCGAACGGTTCCGCGGGCGCCGGCGAGGGCAAGGGCTCCCCCGGCCGCGCTACGGAACAGCCGGGCTGACGGGGCCGACGGCTGCCGGCGGAGGGTCCTGGGGGTTCGTGGGCGGCGCCAGGATCCCGCAGAGCCCGGCGGTGCGCCGCGGGTGACCGGTGGCGTACGGGTCGCTCGCGGCCGGGCCGACGGTGGTGGGTGCGGCCCCGGCGAGCATCGGCCGGAAGGCCGCCGCGGGCTCGGAGGCGCAGTCCTGGGGGCCTGCCATCACGTAGGCGGAGGCCAGCTCCGCCCGGCGTGCGACGAGGTCCTCGCGGTCGAGCCGCAGCCGCAGTTCCCGCCGGACGGTGAAGAGCGAGGCGCCCTCGGCGGCCGACGGCTGCCGGCCGGCGGAGCGTACGGCGTAGACGAAGGTGTGGTCGGTGGTGACCTCCAGCACCTGGGCGGAGATCTCCTGGTAGGCGAGGCTGCCGCTCACCCGGACCCTGGGGTCGGCCACGGCGGCGACGGCGGGATCGAAGCGCACCAGCCATCCGGTGGCGGCGTGCCGCCCGTCACCGACGGGCGCGGTCATGCTCCGGTCGAACTGCGCGAGCTGGTCGGGGTCGAGCAGCACCCGTACGGGCCGTGAGGCGGTCCCGGCGAGCACGTCCGGGTCCAGCGCCGACTGCACCAGGTAGTCCTTGGCGATGGACAGCGCGGAGACGATCTGGCTCTCGCTGAAATGGTGGGTGCGGCGTACGGCCGGCAGGGTGATCCCGGCCGCTCCGATGCGGTACTCGGCCGCCGGGCTCTTCGCGAACAGGTCGGCCGGGTTCCCGCCGGGCACGACGGTGGTCGGCGCGAGCGGGACGACGGTGGCCGCGAGCGGTTCCGCGGTGGTGCCGGGCGCGGGCACGTACGGGTTGCGCAGGCCCATGTAGACGGCGGCGGCGAAGGCCGTGGCGATGAGGAGCACGAGCAGCAGGCCCTGCCGGGCACCGCGGCTCGGTGCGCCGTCGCGGTGGCCCGAGGAGCCGCCTCCCGACCAGAGGGACCGGCTGCGGACCGCCCGGGCGTGCTCGCCCATGCGTTCCTCGGCGGAGTACTCCTGGAGGCGGGCAGCCCGCACGAAGTCCTCGTCGAACACGACCGACCGGTACTCGTCCGACCGGAACTCGTCATCGCCCTCGCCGATGCCGTCGGGGGCGCCGTTGGGTGGGTCTCCTGGAACGGCCATCGCTTCTCCCCGCTGTCCCCGCTTCAGAGAAGCCCCCGAATCCGGTGAACGCAAGCGGGGCGTACTTTCAGGGTTGGCGGCCGACGGGGTACGTAAACGCTCCGACGCCGGTGACTTCGCGCTGCGGAGTGCTGGCTGGGGCGGGTGCGTGGTCCGCGTCTCCTGAGGCGCTGCGGTACACGGCGCTGAAGGCGAGCGCGATCATTCCGAGGCCCATCACGAAGGCGAGCACCCAGGCGACGGGGCGCAGCCAGGGTGCCCGGCCGCGGTAGGGGCGCATGCTGCCGCCGTAGACCCCGTAAGGCCCTTCCGCGTAGCCGTGGCCGTGGCCGTGGGGGCCGTGTTCCCAGCCGGGCTCGTCGAGGCCGTACCCGTCGGGGTGGCCGTAGGAGTAGCCGTCGTGGTCGTCCTCGGTCGTCCAGCCGCCCGCCACGCGTGCGGCCTCGGCCTCGGCACGCGCCCG
This region of Streptomyces sp. NBC_00513 genomic DNA includes:
- the nadD gene encoding nicotinate-nucleotide adenylyltransferase, coding for MGEQEMPTGPVKRRLGVMGGTFDPIHHGHLVAASEVAALFHLDEVVFVPTGEPWQKSQRAVSPAEDRYLMTVIATASNPQFSVSRIDIDRGGPTYTIDTLRDLRAINDDADLFFITGADALAQILTWRNADELFSLSHFIGVTRPGHVLTDDGLPEGGVSLVEVPALAISSTDCRARVAKGDPVWYLVPDGVVRYIDKRELYRGA
- a CDS encoding M48 family metallopeptidase, yielding MTDTGFEKVPARNRRRFPGISSRAYEHPADRSALVALRKLSGFDTVFKALSGLLPERSLRLLFLSESVRVGETQFPHLHGMLRDACYILDLEKVPQMYVQQDPKPNAMCIGLDEPIIVVTTGLVELLDEEEMRAVVGHEVGHALSGHAVYRTVLLFLTGLAMKVAWIPLGNVAIMALVTALREWFRKSELSADRAGLLVGQDVNASMRGLMKIAGGNHLHEMNVDAFLAQAEEYESSGDLRDSVLKILNVLPRSHPFTTVRAAELKKWSQNRDYQRIMDGHYPRRDEDKDASVSDSFRQSASHYADSVRTSKDPLMKLVGDLAGGAGDLGGKLRDKFTGAGAGAANGSAGAGEGKGSPGRATEQPG